The DNA sequence TAGCAATCAAGATAGGAAAATTAAAATCTGCTATATTTGCAAACAGAGACATTATGAGTCAAAACATAGGGTGGGTCTCCTCTGCAGATCAGATGACCAGCAGTCTATAAAAGAAGCTGTGAGGGGCTCGAACTGAAAGCTAAAAGAGAGCGCTTTGTGACACACTTGGGCTGCCTTCAGTTCTGGATAATGGCCTTTAGCAGGAAAGGTAAGACAGTCTATGACATGACATACCGTGATTTGTTCTGCAAATGTTTTGACCATTGCTATTTAGAGTCGGAGatgaaaagttttgattttaaatgtaaatagaaatgaattaaaacatttgttgTGTTTCTTAAGTTAATTGTTGTGTTATTGtatatgcttttaagttttatttaaacgAAATCGTATTGATATAAACATAGGTAGGCTTTAGTACAGTACAGGTTTCTTAAGCTCCCAGGGTTTTCTAAAGCCCAGATCTAAACTCTGCTATTAAGGACTGAAATGTGGCAGACGAGACAACCTAATTACAGAGGCTTGTTCTTAATTTGACGTGAAATGCAATGTCTTGAGTTTATTTTCTTCGTCTAAATTCTTTCTCCTATTAAAATAGCAGCTTGCCGCTTTCTCTTATCATTATTACCATAGCAACCAGAGAGAGAATAAACGGTTACACTGAGACCGGTTACTTGCTGCAACACAAGATCTAATGGTAGCCATTGTAACTGTGCTGTTTAAGTCGTACAGACCAGAACGTTCCCTgtgggttattttttattttatttttcataatctaAAGGGAAGTTCCCAGTaggttatttttagatttatgtttatataaccTTGAGAGTACTTTCCCAGAACGTTCCCTGCAGGTTATCTTTAGTTGTCATAAACatgtaaactaataaaaaatttgcAAATGTTTCTGATTATTCTAATGctgaaatgtgtatattttagtcataaacaaacaatttttttgcagaatttcatgtctgaaataaagtgtaaacatCAAATCgcattataatgataatataattccAGTTTTATAGCTGAAATTAAGCAAGGTTAAGCGTAGTCTGAAAAGCACATCATAAACTGGGTTCGTTTGTATCATTCTTTACTGCGCACCTCCGATCTGCACGTGGGTTCTCCAGCACGCACTTTTCCCCAAGAGGGTCTGACTGCaggcttgcacttgcactctcagatttGCACTCTCACACTGTGTCTCATTTAGAAGGCTGCGCAATCCGAAGGTCGCATTCGAAGGCTGCATACGTCATCGAGGCTGTCTCATTTCAAAAAAGCAAACACTCCGAATGCAACCTTCTTTCACAGCAATTCGGAGGATGCATGAGGTGTATCCTTCGCTGCTACAGATAACCCACAATTCTTTGCAGCTTCAGTGACACTTCAGACTTGCaatctcagacacttgcacttccgctagtgacatcacttgcagtctttatttttttattttgttgaattttttattactttttgtttgaattccccaacattttataacagtagccaggtggcgaagacaggaaaaaagaaactaaattacaatgtcaatTGCACTCGCTACTTGCACTCTCTGCTACCTGCGAcacttgcaatcaacacaaatcgtgcgtgttgccaatggagacaagacgctgtggtggtgattaaatgattaaatctaatttagtactataacgtacagggtcctgcaagaaaaggATTTGTGCGGAATATCTGTGGCCACAGAACACCAGAATATGAACGCTTGCGCAAAAAGTCTCTcgctaagcgttttcctcccgtagaaaaacataaacacttaacatggcttaatgtcttaagatgctattaaaatatctaattaaatatacagtttattaatgtAATGAATATGTACATAGTATTTTCCTCACATACCGCAAAATGTGGCATAATGGATGATAGATAAGATGATAAAGGCCAAACTCAATATGCTtctctaaattattaaaatacataactaatatgtagtacaggcaagcaggtgagcccagaataaacacaacacgcaaagtttcgcgttaaaCATTTTTCCATACAGAATAAACTGTCTACAACTCgtttatatcactgtctttgtccattaagctacatgatgtgttttatttataatgattttctataggaggaaaacgtttaatgtacaatttaacGCACTGCATTCTGTACTCGTCTGCTTGCCTGTACGGAGTTGATCCTTTTAAATAAAGCACGTTCATATTTGCTGGTCTGTATATACGTTGAGTCAACAACAAGACATATAGGCTAGGCCTACTGAAgtgtctttatcatcttagtctgttatgccacattaagcgttttgctgtatGGGAGGACAAAGTTTGCGCATTGGGTTCAtagccatctgcttgccttgtagtacattaaataataactatatatcgaatttggtcttttaattgAACATTATGCCATattgagtgtttgttttttctacaggaggaaaacGAAAGACTTTGTGCATTCCGTTCTGTTCTGTGACCACGGATTTGCCTGTCtcgtctttttcttgcaggaccctgtacgttatagtactaaattagttttaatcgtttaatcaccaccacagcgtcttgACTCCGTTGGCAACATGAAcgatttgtgtcgactgcaagtgtCGCAGGTAGCAGAgggtgcaagtggcgattgcaagtgacattgtaatttagtttattttttcttgtcttcaccacctggctactgttataaaatgttggggaattcaaacaaaaagtaataaaaaaatgaaacatataaaaaaattaagactgcaagtgatgtcactagcggaagtgcaagtgtctgagagagtgcaagtctgaagccgcgcacacgcataatttaaaaaataacggTCATTTCGTTTTACTGACTGACTAGCACTCGTTTATTGATCTCTTTATTGAAGAAATACTTATAATTAATTTGACACGTCTAATTGAAGAgaatatgttaaagggatagttcacccaaaaatgaaaatttgatgtttatctgcttacccccaggtcatccaagatatacagtaggtgactttgttttttcagtagaacacaaactgagatttttaactcaaaccgttgcagtctgtcagtcctatAATGTGAGTGGAGGGGaatcaaggctttgagagtcataaaacatacacaacaaaaccaaattaaaccctgcggcttgtgatgatacactgatgtgtaaagacacaaaacgatcggtctgtgcaagaaactgaacagtatttatatcgtttttttaccTCTCTTCCACGGCTCGGTAcccattcaattttttttagtcGAGCAAGACTGTACGACATTCACATTACaagatttgactgatttttatgtAGAAAGGGCGACAgcgcattaaaataaatgatcattcaATGTTTTCACAACCACTGGCCAAATTCAAAACGAAactaatattaaatcatatttgagagcaagggggccccctggtgtttcGGGGGCCCTACGCGGCTTGCGTATTTTGCGTATTGATAGTTTTCACGTGACGTCACCCCCTCTGGAGGACAAAATTTAGCTTTGCTCCTCTGACTGCCAGCTATTTTTATGCAGTTTGaattaagtagtaatgtagtaaaatgCAGATATTAAAAGGCGAGATTCAGTAAACACCTTATTGCTTATGTATTCTGTACAGGAAAATGAAGCCAGAATATAAACGCAATGTACAAAGTTTCACGTTAaatggtttcccatagaaaaccattagaatgaaaacactgaaccattaagcggattgcattcatattccagcctcatctgcttgcctatataaattatgcattattaatataGAGAATATTACGGTTTTAAATATATGAAGTGTAAAACGTTTTGTCGCACTATTTAATGATTGAAATactgcattttgttcacatatctttgctttattcttttgagaggtgatctaaatatttgaaatattgtgaaacagATGGAAACAGCTGGAAAATTGggaggcttgtgctgcagttctatgaaTGTTTTGCCCTTCAGGTCTTCAAGccagtcacgtgactgaaagctatgAAAAGGGAGGATCGGCTCTGTTCGGAACATTGTCTTGCTTgtcttgaactattttttttagcGGAAGGACAGCATTTAACGAACTTGcttcaaaaaagtaacatttcaatacatacatttttggtttttaatatttttttattgtgtggtaaccattttataaaagcaataagctaGCCTACTCGAGGCCGTGCTGTATCGTGAATAAATCACGGCTGAAGGGGTTGCAGGCACGATGCGAAGCCGTgatttattcacaatacagcacgGCCTCTCGTACCTTATTGCTTAAATATAAACCTCAACCAAGCAGCTAAACAatacaaggatagacatgaaactgctcttttaattctttaaaataaataatataacatttttacaattattcttGAACTGACCAAATAATTTTTAGGAAGAATGTTGCATTAAGACATACCtgcctgaaaagaaaaaaaaaagtcactacttggatttaaataagcaaatacagAAGAGTTTAGGATAAGATCATTATTGCACTGGTTAATATGTTTCTGGCATATTTGTAACAATTCTTTGAACTCTAACTGATGCAGTGCGTAGCTttttatacaaacccgattccaaaaaagttgggacactgtacaaattgtaagtaaaaaaggaatggaataatttacaaatctcataaacttatattttattcacaatagaatatagataacatatcaaatgttgaaagtgagacattttgaaatgtcatgccaaatattgtctcattttggatttcatgagagctacacattccaaaaaaaaaagttgggacggccggaaaagttaaatgtacatataagaaacagctggaggaccaatttgcaacttattaggtctattggcaacatgattggatataaaaagagcctctcatagtggcagtgtctctcagaagtcaagatgggcagaggatcaccaattcccccaatgctgcggcgaaaaaatagtggagcaatatcagaaaggagtttctcagagaaaaattgcaaagagtttgaagttatcatcatctacagtgcataatatcatccaaagattcagagaatctggaacaatctctgtgcgtaagggtcaaggccgcaAAAcaatactggatgcccatgatcttcgggcccttagacggcactgcatcacatacaggaatgctactgtaatggaaatcacaacatgggctcaggaatacttccagaaaacattgtcggtgaacacaatccaccgtgccattcgccgttgccggctatctatatctaaacatgatccagaagcgcagtcgttttctctgggccaaggctcatttaatatggactgtggcaaagtggaaaactgttctgtggtcagacgaatcagaatttgaagttctttttggaaaactgggacgccatgtcatccggactaaagaggacaaggacaacccaagttgttatcagcgctcagttcagaagcctgcatctctgatggtatggggttgcatgagtgcgtgtggcatgggcagcttacacatctggaaaggcaccatcaatgctgaaaggtatatccaagttctagaacaacatatgctcccatccagacgtcgtctctttcagggaagaccttgcgttttccaacatgacaatgccagccCACATACTgaatcaattacaacatcatggttgggtagaagaaggatccgggtactgaaatggccagcctgcagtccagatctttcacccgtAGAAAACATTTggggcatcataaagaggaagatgcgacaaagaagacctaagacagttaagcaattagaagcctgtattagacaagaatgggacaacattcctattcctaaacttgagcaacttgtctgctcagtccccagacgtttgcagacttttataaaaagaagaggggatgtcacacagtggtaaacatggccttgtcccaacttttttgagatgtgttgatgccatgaaatttaaaatcaacttatttttcccttaaaatgatacattttctcagtttaaacatttgatatgtcatctatgttgtattctgaataaaatattgaaatttgaaacttccacatcattgcattctgtttttattcacaatttgtacagtgtcccaacttttttggaatcgggtttgaaTCTCAAACAACATAAGACATACCAATGTCCAAATTCCTTGATGACGATGCCCAGATTCATttggctcaaattgtgaaagagtgattCAGCAAGAATAAGGAATAATTTTCACAAATTGTAACGATTTGCAAGAAGGAGAGGAAGCAAGTGCGAGTTATGGtatttattaaatgacaaaacaaacaatgaacacgAAGACAGGTGGTACAGGGAATCTGGAAGGTCAGGGAGATATCCGGGAAGAGGCTAGGCTGATCCAAGGTGCAATGGTGTGATGGTGCGTTGGCAGCAGGAGAGTGTGACACAGGAACTGCGGGGGCAGAGCCGCGAAGGTGAGTGGTGAGATCCGGGGATGAGGAGGAGTGGACGGGGTTCCGGAGACAGGACAATCCAACGACAAGCAGAAAATAAACAGGCACACTAGAAAACATCAAGTAACACTTGAGACTGAcaaacaacgctctgacaaacacgaGACGAAAGACAGCGCAATAAGTAGGGAAGGGGTAACGAGTGGCAGCTGGTGATCATTAACAATTAGCGGAGACGCCCACacgaaacaatcagtgctgacgccagacactcactcactccacccacatagtgcaaaacCTGAGACcatggtttaccaaccgtgacacaaATGCATTGGTCAGCATAGAGTCCTGATCTCAACACTAATGAAAGTCTTTTTGGATGTGCCGGTGAGTGGTTTACTCTCCATTGTCAGAACAAGATTTTGTCCAAAAACCTCTTGGTGGAAATAAATGTGAAACAAATGTGATGTTGCATAACACTCTAGAAACAATTCCAAAACGAATTCACATGGTCATAAAAGCTAAAGGCAGCAGCCCAACAAAATATAAGAGTGTGCAACTTATTTTTGAACAGGCAGTGTAAAGTCtactccagcacatcccaaagacttTCACTGTGTGGTTAAGGtcaggactctgtggtggccagtctttcacaatttgagccttATGAAACTTGACATTGTACATGGGTACATCTTCCAGTTCCAACATGgttgtttgagaaataaaaagcttaaaagaATTGTTGCCAAACATTTAACATGCCAGAAAAATATTAATCACTCCAGTAATGATTCAATCCTAAAGTCTTcagtatttgcatatttaaatccatacatgactttatttttgtctaaCATTAGCTTTTAAATCCACTATTGTTTCATATAGAATTGTTCTGTAGTCTATACAATATTCAATGCAATTACATCAgaagtaaatgtaataaaaaaaaaaaaaagagtaattaaattagagtaattaattacttagtaATGCATTGCACCCAACACTGGTCCTCATAaaccaaatggcttaaaaaaaacattaaacaaacattatcTCCTTACCCTACCCTAAGCTCTAACCTGTGGTAACACTTCCTAACAGATAACCACCGTGGGATACTTCCTTCCACCCCAATATTCATATATatgaggatttttattttattttataagatttatatttttatttatatatgtttctgATTACATTCTGTTTTCAGAAAACCTTGAAGAATATAAGAAATCAGAAGAAATCTGTGAAGAAATCATTGGCATTGAAGGCATAGATGATGAAGAGCCCAAAGAACAATGTcagaaacaaaagcacaaaatgaaaataccaaaaaatatgaaaataacaaatattataaaacacagaaaaaatgtaaattctgaagATGATCTCATCCCCGAAGCACTGTTAGGTAAAATAGCTCAATATGTTGTAAATTGTAATtcttgtaaatgaaaataaaaataaaaaaatgtcttatcCTCTTCTAATCTCTGATTTATACTTTAGAAGTGGACCTTGACACCATTGAAGGCATAGTAGAGTCTCCTGGTGATCCTGAAGTGGGATGTCAGAAACAAAAATTCAGAatcaaaatatcagaaaaaattaaaattcttcaCTTCAAGAAATGGCAGAAGAATTCACAATCCCCTGGAACTTCATCAGGTATAGTATAGTTGGTAGGGGAACAATGACAATATAAATGCAGTTCATACATTTAGTCTTTTTCACACTTGATATTTTCCTCTCAAAGTTTAAATAGatctttatacatgaaaatgtGTAGCACAGTATGGGTCTCCTGCAAAATGATCACTATATTAGAGGATCCTTGGCATCAAAAAGTTCAAGTTCAAAAACTCCTGCTATAAAATACACATGAGAATTAGCAAGATCTAAgggttaatatagttaatatagttgataatataagttaatataatttaattatcttCTCATATAATGCAGTGGAATTGGATTTCAAAGGGAACCTTGAGCAGAACCGTTTAGCTGAAGCACAGCAACAACTGATGAAAGCTGAGGAACTTCTTTTTGGTTCTAAAGAAGTGAGCAGGACAGAAGATGAGGAAGACAAGCTGCATATGGACTATGAGATCTTTGTTTTGCACTTGAGATTGGCCATCCATGACTCCTTCAGTGATGACAACCAGGAGACACTCAAGAGTGCTTTGACTTCAATACTTAAAGAGGAGGCACAGGACAGACGCTGGATGGAAGTTGCCATGGATCAACGTCCAGTATGGAGGCCCATAAGCTGCAGACAGATCCATGACACATTACTCCAGACTACCGTGGAGGAACGAATGAAGAATGCAGAAGATGAACAGGAGAATAAAGCAGACATCCTGTCTACCTCCTTGAAGAGAGAGGTGTTCAGAATGGGCAAACAAGTGCAGAAAGATCTGCTCAGAGTGGTCCGAAATCTAAAAGAGTGTTACCCACCAGACTTTGACATCTGCAGAACATATGCTCAGCTCTACCATCAAACCTTTTCCACCAGACTTCAAGAGCTTGCCAGATGCAAAATCAGTTCTGAGGACTGCCTCTATATATTAAGTTGGATTGTGGAGTACTACCCAAAGTAAGGGCCAGTAAACAACATTAATCCTTTAAAAGCATGCCGTTTTACACAAGTTTTCAGGTTCAGAaatgttctttaattttttttttcttagagatGTATTGAAGCATAAAGAACTAGAGGAGCACATCAACAGTTCATCACTTGGAGCTCTGTTACCTGAAGAAGACCTTAAGAGATTAGAGGAACAGTACTTCTCTTACAAAGAGGTGATTCAGTACATGACCGACGTTATTAGCaagtggtttatatatatatatatattatatatatatatatatatatatatatatatatatattatatatatatatatatatatatatatatatatatatatatatatatacagtgccaaccactaatattggcacccttggtaaatatgggcaaaggtggctgtgaaaataaatctgcatcgtttatctttttgatctttcattcaaaaaatgcaCAGAATTCTAACttatcattgaagtaaaacaatgatAAGATGAAATTGGGtggaaactcacattatgaaataaatgtttttctccaatgaatgttggccacaattattggcacccctagaaatacTTAttagtaaaatatctctgaagtatattcctattcatatttacagtttttttccagcacaccagggtgactaggagCATGAAATTCTCCAGCCATGACTTGCTGTTCCACATGATTATAAGGCCAATatacacaaaggccaaattccatTAATCATCCGTCACAAAGAGTAAAATGAAAGAACATAGTTCTGATGTGTAGAACAAGATTGTTGAGctttacaaaatataaagtgGCTGTTagaaaatagctaaagcatttaaaatccccatttccaccatcagggcaataataaAGAAGTTCCAATTAACTAAAGATATtataaatctgcctggaagaggatgtgtgttttttatcatcctaatgcatggtgaggaggagagtttgagtggccaaagactctccagGGATCACAGCTGCAGGATCACAGAGattagttgagtcttggggtcagaaagaaaaaaacaattcaaacagCCCCtgcatcaccacatgttgtttgggaagGTTTCAAGAAAAATCCTCTTCACTCATCCAAAATCAAACTCCAGCATAGTCAGTTGTCAGACATGATTGGAACTTcgaatgggactggcttctatggtcagataaaacaaaaaaaagagctttctagcagcaaacccaccagatgggtttggtgcaaacagggataaaaaaagtaccccatgcccacagttaaatatactgctgggATATTTAATGTTGTGGACTTGTTTTTCTGCCAGAGGTCCTGGACGTCTTGTTCAGATATTGGCATCATGGATcctatcaaataataaaaaattagataaaaaaatctaaacctgactgcctctgttagaaatcttataataggCCGTGGTTGGATCATCTATCAAGACACTGATCCaaatcaaatatcaaaatcaacacaaaatgaagcttctgccATGGCCATCCCAGTTTCCTGatctgaaccctatagaaaatgagtgtagCGAACtaaagagaagaagcaccaacatggagctgggaatctgaaggatctggagagattctgtatgAAGGAATGTTCTTTGATCTCTTgccaggtgttctccaaactcttcAGGCATTACAGGAGAAATTTAGAGCTGTTGTCTTGGGAAAAGGACTTTGCGATAAtcgggtgccaataattgtggct is a window from the Cyprinus carpio isolate SPL01 unplaced genomic scaffold, ASM1834038v1 S000006482, whole genome shotgun sequence genome containing:
- the LOC109095508 gene encoding tumor necrosis factor alpha-induced protein 2-like isoform X1, with amino-acid sequence MAFSRKENLEEYKKSEEICEEIIGIEGIDDEEPKEQCQKQKHKMKIPKNMKITNIIKHRKNVNSEDDLIPEALLEVDLDTIEGIVESPGDPEVGCQKQKFRIKISEKIKILHFKKWQKNSQSPGTSSVELDFKGNLEQNRLAEAQQQLMKAEELLFGSKEVSRTEDEEDKLHMDYEIFVLHLRLAIHDSFSDDNQETLKSALTSILKEEAQDRRWMEVAMDQRPVWRPISCRQIHDTLLQTTVEERMKNAEDEQENKADILSTSLKREVFRMGKQVQKDLLRVVRNLKECYPPDFDICRTYAQLYHQTFSTRLQELARCKISSEDCLYILSWIVEYYPKDVLKHKELEEHINSSSLGALLPEEDLKRLEEQYFSYKENNIRNWLSNAFEKEVKKWSDGIEPELMDGYYFSSLAFDVLPLIDGAVKDVNALLSCESKARSLLNQLDSFLLSYKTSLEELVKKKQENIPKTLTANLLNIYQFRDYVQKPEHPFLEDTRTACLSTLADLKNICHTYFLSRIHTELKPLYRKLWTQVWFSGHCEVVEELVKALENKTDSFKELKSVCREELLAELHLEVMVEYVRRMMKRNLKLKDKEQQEAAAEFICHDSNQICSVFAKVGSREEWLCQILPKLSEILRLQDPGSLQLEIVTLARDYPDIREQHILALLNLKTNLSSSDLRRIKGCLIENRGTLDTESSTSFFSKVHIKRKII
- the LOC109095508 gene encoding tumor necrosis factor alpha-induced protein 2-like isoform X3 → MAFSRKENLEEYKKSEEICEEIIGIEGIDDEEPKEQCQKQKHKMKIPKNMKITNIIKHRKNVNSEDDLIPEALLEVDLDTIEGIVESPGDPEVGCQKQKFRIKISEKIKILHFKKWQKNSQSPGTSSVELDFKGNLEQNRLAEAQQQLMKAEELLFGSKEVSRTEDEEDKLHMDYEIFVLHLRLAIHDSFSDDNQETLKSALTSILKEEAQDRRWMEVAMDQRPVWRPISCRQIHDTLLQTTVEERMKNAEDEQENKADILSTSLKREVFRMGKQVQKDLLRVVRNLKECYPPDFDICRTYAQLYHQTFSTRLQELARCKISSEDCLYILSWIVEYYPKDVLKHKELEEHINSSSLGALLPEEDLKRLEEQYFSYKENNIRNWLSNAFEKEVKKWSDGIEPELMDGYYFSSLAFDVLPLIDGAVKDVNALLSCESKARSLLNQLDSFLLSYKTSLEELVKKKQENIPKTLTANLLNIYQFRDYVQKPEHPFLEDTRTACLSTLADLKNICHTYFLSRIHTELKPLYRKLWTQVWFSGHCEVVEELVKALENKTDSFKELKSVCREELLAELHLEVMVEYVRRMMKRNLKLKDKEQQEAAAEFICHDSNQICSVFAKVSMGQLQTSRFSSKIS
- the LOC109095508 gene encoding tumor necrosis factor alpha-induced protein 2-like isoform X2 produces the protein MAFSRKENLEEYKKSEEICEEIIGIEGIDDEEPKEQCQKQKHKMKIPKNMKITNIIKHRKNVNSEDDLIPEALLEVDLDTIEGIVESPGDPEVGCQKQKFRIKISEKIKILHFKKWQKNSQSPGTSSVELDFKGNLEQNRLAEAQQQLMKAEELLFGSKEVSRTEDEEDKLHMDYEIFVLHLRLAIHDSFSDDNQETLKSALTSILKEEAQDRRWMEVAMDQRPVWRPISCRQIHDTLLQTTVEERMKNAEDEQENKADILSTSLKREVFRMGKQVQKDLLRVVRNLKECYPPDFDICRTYAQLYHQTFSTRLQELARCKISSEDCLYILSWIVEYYPKDVLKHKELEEHINSSSLGALLPEEDLKRLEEQYFSYKENNIRNWLSNAFEKEVKKWSDGIEPELMDGYYFSSLAFDVLPLIDGAVKDVNALLSCESKARSLLNQLDSFLLSYKTSLEELVKKKQENIPKTLTANLLNIYQFRDYVQKPEHPFLEDTRTACLSTLADLKNICHTYFLSRIHTELKPLYRKLWTQVWFSGHCEVVEELVKALENKTDSFKELKSVCREELLAELHLEVMVEYVRRMMKRNLKLKDKEQQEAAAEFICHDSNQICSVFAKVGSREEWLCQILPKLSEILRLQDPGSLQLEIVTLARDYPDISICCCHSSLESSIFLLS